In Arthrobacter sp. SLBN-83, one DNA window encodes the following:
- a CDS encoding ArsR/SmtB family transcription factor yields the protein MVVDQLSETEVDRLFQAFADSTRRDIVRRVTVGEYSVSGLAALYAMSFAAVQKHVAVLERASLVSKEKRGREQIVRGNHEGLQKARRLLDEYEQVWRQRAATMADILAEG from the coding sequence ATGGTTGTAGATCAGCTCAGCGAGACCGAAGTGGACCGCCTCTTCCAGGCGTTCGCGGATTCCACCCGGCGGGACATTGTCCGCCGGGTCACCGTGGGCGAGTACTCCGTCTCCGGCTTGGCAGCCCTCTACGCCATGAGTTTTGCCGCCGTACAAAAGCATGTGGCGGTGTTGGAGCGCGCCTCCTTGGTCAGCAAGGAAAAGCGCGGAAGGGAGCAGATCGTGCGCGGCAATCATGAAGGACTTCAAAAGGCCCGGCGGCTGCTCGACGAATATGAACAGGTCTGGCGGCAGCGCGCCGCCACGATGGCAGACATTCTCGCTGAAGGTTAG
- a CDS encoding GAF and ANTAR domain-containing protein, which yields MSEEYPAQEPQGPPLDATELTLQQLVLESQDIRVFLTELAVLASSRLSSAGNTIHSGVTVLRNKRPQAVAASDAAARALDELQNGFGQGPCLTALHQRTTLLVPDLAAETRWSPYVRTAAQHGVSSILAVPLDLAGDAEAVLNLYSGRSNGFSGEDIVAVETFAAQAASSLRLIIRISQLSEARNDLTAAMQSRTVIDMAVGAIMAQNRCDRDTAFSILTRASSTRNVKLREVAATVITSISGEDRITAHFDE from the coding sequence GTGAGTGAGGAATACCCGGCCCAGGAACCGCAGGGACCGCCTCTGGACGCAACGGAACTGACACTTCAGCAGCTGGTACTGGAAAGCCAGGACATCAGGGTTTTCCTCACGGAACTGGCAGTTCTGGCCAGTTCGCGCTTGTCCAGTGCCGGGAACACCATCCACAGCGGCGTGACAGTCCTCCGCAACAAAAGGCCGCAGGCAGTAGCAGCCAGTGATGCTGCCGCCAGGGCACTGGACGAGCTGCAGAACGGATTCGGCCAAGGCCCCTGCCTTACGGCACTCCACCAGCGAACGACCCTCCTTGTGCCGGACCTGGCCGCAGAAACACGCTGGTCCCCCTACGTCCGGACGGCCGCACAGCACGGCGTGTCCTCGATTCTCGCCGTCCCGCTGGACCTGGCGGGGGACGCGGAAGCCGTATTAAATCTCTACTCCGGCCGGAGCAACGGATTCTCCGGCGAGGACATCGTGGCCGTCGAGACCTTTGCAGCGCAGGCCGCCAGTTCACTGCGGTTGATCATCCGGATCTCACAGCTCAGCGAAGCGCGGAACGACCTGACCGCCGCCATGCAGTCACGCACCGTAATCGACATGGCGGTGGGCGCGATAATGGCCCAGAACCGCTGCGACCGCGATACCGCCTTCAGCATCCTCACGCGGGCCTCGAGTACCAGAAACGTCAAGCTCAGGGAAGTGGCCGCAACCGTCATAACTTCGATTTCCGGCGAAGACAGGATCACCGCCCATTTCGATGAATAG
- a CDS encoding GAF and ANTAR domain-containing protein, producing MSSSSEHRSVQELQSILVGSENGVEFLSGLSRLAAAAVSEASGDTIECAVTLKIKRRPATAAGSSARAIELDHIEQELGDGPCVRALREMAPVIIDDVDRDPRWQTLNQKLAEHGVRSTLGVPLEITGDASAALNFFATKPGVFTADVYDKAVGFAAAAHNTLNLSVRINNAQNRADDLEAAMQSRTAINLACGVIMAQNRCSQEEAMEILTKVSSNRNRKLRDVASELIEQLSGSTARTHFDG from the coding sequence ATGTCGAGTTCATCGGAGCATAGATCTGTGCAGGAACTTCAGAGCATTCTGGTGGGCTCGGAGAACGGGGTTGAGTTCCTTTCCGGCCTGTCGCGCCTCGCCGCCGCCGCGGTGTCTGAGGCTTCCGGGGACACCATCGAATGTGCAGTCACCTTGAAGATAAAACGCCGGCCTGCAACTGCTGCCGGCAGCAGTGCTCGGGCTATCGAACTTGACCATATCGAGCAGGAGTTGGGCGACGGCCCCTGCGTTCGGGCGCTCAGGGAGATGGCCCCGGTAATCATCGATGACGTGGACAGGGATCCGCGCTGGCAAACGCTGAACCAGAAGCTGGCTGAGCACGGTGTGCGCAGCACTTTGGGTGTGCCGCTGGAGATCACCGGCGACGCCAGTGCTGCCCTGAACTTCTTTGCCACGAAGCCCGGCGTGTTCACCGCTGACGTCTATGACAAGGCCGTAGGTTTCGCCGCTGCCGCCCACAACACCCTGAATCTTTCCGTTCGAATTAACAACGCGCAGAACAGGGCCGACGACCTCGAAGCGGCAATGCAAAGCCGTACCGCCATCAACCTGGCCTGCGGGGTGATCATGGCGCAGAACCGGTGTTCCCAGGAAGAAGCGATGGAAATCCTCACCAAGGTCTCCAGCAACCGCAACCGGAAACTCCGGGATGTGGCCAGCGAGCTGATCGAGCAGTTGTCGGGCAGCACTGCCAGGACGCACTTCGACGGATAG
- a CDS encoding Type 1 glutamine amidotransferase-like domain-containing protein, protein MSIFLVGAGPDPEAFPGVFAAFADEVRQHTGQGRTSRIAVAVHGAGVSLQDVAAAYTEPLQARIGCEIVVVPLAPRAPADPARFEGVDGVVVGGGLTPGYWEGLHPAAGAIFKLVSAGVPYLGFSAGAMVAPGLALIGGYRINGVEVCGEECSEGLDSVDVREGLGLVPFTVDVHAAQAGTLSRAVGAVAAGLAERAVAIDENTAVVVESAGDVDYKVMGTGNCWDIRGTGAATAVSVRTGG, encoded by the coding sequence ATGAGCATCTTCCTAGTTGGGGCGGGCCCGGATCCGGAGGCCTTTCCGGGCGTCTTTGCTGCGTTCGCGGATGAGGTCCGGCAGCACACCGGGCAGGGCCGGACTTCCCGCATTGCCGTTGCAGTGCACGGTGCGGGAGTCAGCCTGCAGGATGTGGCGGCCGCTTACACAGAACCCCTTCAGGCCCGGATCGGGTGCGAAATAGTGGTTGTGCCGCTGGCCCCTCGTGCACCTGCGGATCCGGCCCGGTTTGAGGGAGTCGACGGCGTGGTGGTGGGTGGCGGACTGACACCCGGTTACTGGGAAGGCCTCCATCCCGCGGCCGGCGCCATTTTCAAACTCGTCTCTGCGGGCGTTCCCTACTTGGGATTCTCCGCCGGAGCCATGGTGGCGCCGGGCCTGGCCCTGATCGGCGGTTACCGGATCAACGGAGTTGAGGTCTGCGGGGAGGAATGCTCCGAAGGCCTGGATTCCGTGGATGTCCGTGAGGGCCTGGGCCTGGTCCCGTTCACCGTGGATGTCCACGCCGCCCAGGCCGGCACGTTGAGCCGGGCAGTTGGTGCCGTGGCGGCCGGGCTGGCGGAGAGGGCAGTTGCCATCGACGAGAACACGGCAGTGGTGGTGGAATCAGCCGGCGACGTGGACTACAAGGTCATGGGAACCGGCAATTGCTGGGACATCCGCGGCACCGGCGCTGCCACGGCGGTCTCCGTCAGGACAGGCGGCTGA